A window from Micromonospora terminaliae encodes these proteins:
- a CDS encoding diacylglycerol/lipid kinase family protein has translation MSTSTADRPATDTGVPPAGVVAVVAHRKKTFGGGLDELRAGLVAAGVGRLLWYEVPKSRKAPKKVRKALGKGAELVLVWGGDGMVQRCADTLAGSDVPMGILPAGTASLFATNLGIPADLPEALRIALHGRRRELDLGRLNGEHFAVMAGAGFDGDLIRDADRKLKGRLGRIAYVWTGLRHVRGECVRTRIRVDGADWFDGEASCVLFGNVGTITGGIPAFDDARPDDGALEIGVSTASGAVDWARTLGRMAAGRSDESPFVRITRGRRVTVRFAEPKTYELDGGARGTAKKLKVKTVPGALTVCCPDPPD, from the coding sequence ATGAGCACGAGCACGGCCGACCGTCCCGCGACCGACACCGGCGTACCGCCGGCCGGCGTGGTGGCGGTCGTCGCCCACCGGAAGAAGACCTTCGGCGGCGGTCTCGACGAGCTGCGCGCCGGCCTCGTCGCCGCCGGGGTCGGGCGGCTCCTCTGGTACGAGGTGCCGAAGAGCCGCAAGGCGCCGAAGAAGGTCCGCAAGGCGCTCGGCAAGGGCGCCGAGCTGGTCCTGGTCTGGGGCGGCGACGGCATGGTGCAGCGCTGTGCCGACACCCTGGCCGGATCGGACGTGCCCATGGGCATCCTGCCCGCCGGCACCGCCAGCCTCTTCGCCACCAACCTCGGCATCCCCGCCGACCTGCCCGAGGCGCTCCGGATCGCCCTGCACGGCCGGCGGCGGGAGCTGGACCTGGGCCGGCTCAACGGGGAGCACTTCGCGGTGATGGCCGGCGCCGGCTTCGACGGCGACCTGATCCGCGACGCCGACCGCAAGCTGAAGGGCCGGCTCGGCCGGATCGCGTACGTCTGGACCGGGCTGCGGCACGTCCGCGGCGAGTGCGTACGGACCCGGATCCGGGTCGACGGCGCGGACTGGTTCGACGGCGAGGCGAGCTGCGTGCTCTTCGGCAACGTCGGCACCATCACCGGCGGCATCCCCGCCTTCGACGACGCCCGCCCCGACGACGGCGCGCTGGAGATCGGCGTCTCCACCGCCAGTGGTGCCGTGGACTGGGCCCGCACGCTGGGCCGGATGGCCGCCGGCCGCTCCGACGAGTCGCCGTTCGTGCGGATCACCCGGGGACGCAGGGTCACCGTCCGCTTCGCCGAGCCGAAGACGTACGAGCTGGACGGCGGTGCGCGGGGCACGGCGAAGAAGCTGAAGGTGAAGACGGTTCCCGGCGCGCTCACCGTCTGCTGCCCCGACCCGCCGGACTGA
- a CDS encoding nucleotidyltransferase domain-containing protein — MDDDVRRYLDELVGRARAVLGDDLVGAYAAGSVGLGVYQPGRSDVDVALVVARPVDGPAKRALVDRLRHEALPCPARGLELVVYRRDVAASGTPEPGFEVELNTGATMPFRATYDPADRPAADGRFWYALDRSILRQSGLVLLGPPAADVFADPGPAELRRLLVEALRWWLALPTPAGDAPAPGAEDAVLGACRALVRCRDGVWLGKVDAGRRIEADDPDGELIRRSIAARRGGLPPAGPEARAFQRRVLDRIAATH; from the coding sequence ATGGACGACGACGTGCGGCGCTACCTCGACGAGCTGGTCGGGCGGGCCCGGGCCGTGCTCGGCGACGACCTGGTCGGCGCGTACGCGGCGGGCTCGGTCGGGCTGGGCGTCTACCAGCCGGGGCGCAGCGACGTGGACGTGGCGCTCGTGGTCGCCCGGCCGGTCGACGGGCCGGCGAAGCGGGCGCTGGTGGACCGGCTGCGGCACGAGGCGCTGCCCTGCCCCGCGCGCGGCCTCGAACTCGTGGTCTACCGGCGGGACGTGGCCGCCTCCGGCACCCCCGAGCCGGGCTTCGAGGTCGAGCTGAACACGGGCGCCACCATGCCGTTCCGGGCCACCTACGACCCGGCCGACCGGCCCGCCGCCGACGGGCGGTTCTGGTACGCGCTGGACCGCAGCATCCTGCGCCAGTCCGGGCTGGTCCTGCTCGGCCCGCCCGCCGCCGACGTCTTCGCCGACCCGGGGCCCGCGGAGCTGCGGCGGCTGCTGGTCGAGGCGCTGCGCTGGTGGCTGGCGCTGCCCACCCCGGCCGGCGACGCCCCCGCTCCCGGCGCGGAGGACGCGGTGCTCGGCGCCTGCCGCGCGCTGGTCCGCTGCCGCGACGGCGTCTGGCTGGGGAAGGTGGACGCCGGACGGCGGATCGAGGCCGACGACCCGGACGGCGAGCTGATCCGCCGGTCGATCGCGGCCCGCCGGGGCGGCCTCCCGCCGGCCGGCCCGGAGGCCCGCGCCTTCCAGCGACGCGTGCTGGACCGGATCGCCGCGACGCATTGA
- a CDS encoding response regulator transcription factor has protein sequence MVRTLLALKGRLVRGALAHLLDAEGDIDVVGEAATAHALREALRDDRPDVAVVDADLVPLHQLARIAAGGDPDGGGRLLVLVERRRAARVRPVLAEHGRRVGFLSREVPPQRIAEGVRLLARGQVVLDPELVVAALEVADSPLTPREREVLDVAAEGHPVRDIAEKLAVSAGTVRNHLSRIMAKTGARTRLEAVRIARESGWI, from the coding sequence ATGGTCCGCACGCTGCTCGCGCTCAAGGGTCGACTGGTTCGGGGGGCCCTCGCCCATCTGCTCGACGCCGAGGGCGACATCGATGTCGTCGGCGAGGCGGCCACGGCGCACGCCCTGCGTGAGGCGTTGCGGGACGACCGTCCGGACGTCGCCGTCGTCGACGCCGACCTCGTACCCCTGCACCAGCTCGCCCGGATCGCCGCCGGGGGCGACCCCGACGGCGGCGGGCGGCTGCTGGTCCTGGTGGAACGGCGCCGCGCCGCCCGGGTCCGTCCAGTGCTCGCCGAGCACGGGCGACGGGTCGGCTTCCTCAGCCGGGAGGTGCCCCCGCAGCGGATCGCCGAGGGCGTGCGGCTGCTCGCCCGTGGTCAGGTGGTGCTCGATCCCGAGCTGGTGGTCGCGGCGCTGGAGGTGGCCGACAGCCCGCTGACGCCCCGCGAGCGGGAGGTGCTCGACGTGGCGGCTGAGGGGCATCCGGTCCGGGACATCGCCGAGAAGCTGGCGGTGTCGGCCGGGACGGTACGCAACCACCTCTCCCGGATCATGGCGAAGACCGGCGCACGGACCCGGTTGGAAGCGGTGCGGATCGCCCGGGAGTCGGGCTGGATCTGA
- a CDS encoding SapB/AmfS family lanthipeptide: MALLDLQGMELPAAERTGGGSQASLLLCGDSSLSITTCK; the protein is encoded by the coding sequence ATGGCCCTGCTCGACCTCCAGGGGATGGAGCTGCCGGCCGCCGAGCGTACCGGCGGGGGCAGCCAGGCGAGCCTGCTGCTCTGCGGCGACAGCTCGCTGAGCATCACCACCTGCAAGTGA
- a CDS encoding response regulator transcription factor has translation MGDVRDGTVSAPVRVAVVAEPGLLRTAVVAVLAATPGFAVVGDTEPAGSVPALLAACRPDLLLVDLDAVDDPAVVTGPDADGCAVVVLTARRTARALRRALGARVRGVVATDVPPEELVEMLRAVARGQRMIDPLTALAALDAAVNPLSEREREVAAAAAEGLRTAEIAKRLHLAPGTVRNHVSSLLRKTGARNRWEAVERARDACWI, from the coding sequence GTGGGCGACGTACGGGACGGGACGGTCTCCGCGCCGGTGCGGGTGGCGGTGGTCGCGGAGCCGGGCCTGCTGCGGACCGCCGTGGTCGCGGTCCTCGCCGCCACGCCGGGCTTCGCGGTGGTCGGCGACACGGAGCCGGCCGGGAGCGTGCCGGCGCTGCTCGCCGCCTGCCGTCCCGACCTGCTGCTGGTGGATCTCGACGCGGTGGACGACCCCGCTGTGGTCACCGGACCGGACGCCGACGGGTGCGCCGTCGTCGTGCTGACCGCCCGCCGCACCGCCCGGGCGCTGCGCCGGGCCCTCGGCGCCCGGGTCCGCGGGGTGGTCGCCACGGACGTGCCGCCGGAGGAGCTGGTCGAGATGCTGCGGGCGGTGGCCCGCGGGCAGCGCATGATCGACCCGTTGACGGCGCTCGCCGCCCTCGACGCCGCGGTGAACCCGCTCAGCGAACGGGAGCGCGAGGTGGCCGCGGCGGCGGCGGAGGGGCTCCGGACCGCGGAGATCGCGAAGCGGCTCCACCTCGCGCCGGGCACCGTGCGCAACCACGTGTCCAGCCTGTTGCGCAAGACCGGCGCGCGGAACCGCTGGGAGGCGGTCGAGCGGGCCAGGGACGCGTGCTGGATCTGA
- a CDS encoding ATP-binding cassette domain-containing protein, which yields MTTVGAVTRAALRVRRAALVRLAAWSAAEALPAALTGLLTARAVDAGFLAGRPDVGLLWLGLLAAAVLVGAVGTNRAYACLGDVVEPFRDDLLRRVVAGALAGATDGRVDDAAVGRLTHQVEIVRDTWAGLLTVVRGFLFAACAAIVGLFSLAAPVALLVTVPVLAGLGLFAAAVPAMIARQREYVLADERLSRVAVTAIAGHRDVSVSGAREQVTRWVGRHVDAQARVERRLAAMAVTRGLSLAVGGWLPVPVVVLATPWLVRQGLGPGAVLGALVYVVRGVQPALHTLVQGVAAGGLRFTVTLDRLLRTAVPAPGEAAPAGGARPAPPGPPALSLRGVTFRYGPHADPVLDGLDLDVPDGDHLVVVGASGIGKSTLAAVIAGVLPPQAGTVEVGGTPVAGATAAELARRRVLIPQEAYVFTGSVRDNLRYLRPDLADLEIARAAARLGLSELVDRLGGLDATLRPAGLSAGERQQVALLRAWLSPAPLVILDEATCHLDPATEARLETAFAERPGTLVVIAHRVSSALRARRVLLLDGGRALLDSHPGLLARSAAYRELVGYWEAGAEPLRSSPTPGRSAPLPTGSVRRSSP from the coding sequence GTGACCACGGTCGGTGCGGTGACCCGGGCCGCGCTGCGGGTACGGCGGGCCGCGCTGGTGCGGCTGGCCGCGTGGTCGGCGGCCGAGGCGCTGCCGGCGGCGCTCACCGGGCTGTTGACCGCGCGGGCCGTGGACGCCGGCTTCCTGGCCGGGCGCCCGGATGTCGGGCTGCTCTGGCTGGGGCTGCTGGCCGCCGCCGTGCTGGTCGGCGCCGTGGGCACCAACCGGGCGTACGCGTGCCTCGGCGACGTGGTCGAGCCGTTCCGCGACGACCTGCTACGCCGGGTGGTGGCCGGCGCGCTGGCGGGCGCGACGGACGGCCGGGTCGACGACGCGGCGGTGGGCCGCCTGACCCACCAGGTGGAGATCGTCCGGGACACCTGGGCCGGCCTCCTGACGGTGGTCCGCGGCTTCCTGTTCGCCGCGTGCGCCGCGATCGTCGGGCTGTTCTCCCTCGCCGCCCCGGTCGCCCTGCTGGTCACCGTGCCGGTGCTGGCCGGTCTCGGCCTGTTCGCGGCCGCCGTACCTGCGATGATCGCCCGCCAGCGGGAGTACGTGCTCGCCGACGAACGCCTCAGCCGGGTCGCGGTCACCGCGATCGCCGGCCACCGCGACGTGTCGGTGAGCGGCGCGCGCGAGCAGGTCACGCGCTGGGTGGGCCGGCACGTCGACGCGCAGGCGCGGGTGGAACGGCGGCTCGCCGCCATGGCGGTCACCCGTGGCCTGAGCCTGGCCGTCGGTGGCTGGCTGCCGGTGCCGGTGGTCGTGCTCGCCACCCCGTGGCTGGTCCGGCAGGGCCTCGGACCGGGCGCGGTGCTGGGCGCCCTGGTCTACGTCGTCCGGGGGGTGCAACCCGCCCTGCACACCCTCGTCCAGGGCGTGGCCGCCGGGGGGCTGCGGTTCACCGTCACCCTGGACCGGCTCCTGCGGACGGCCGTCCCGGCGCCCGGCGAGGCCGCGCCGGCCGGCGGGGCGCGGCCCGCGCCGCCGGGCCCGCCGGCGCTGTCCCTGCGGGGCGTGACGTTCCGGTACGGGCCGCACGCCGACCCGGTGCTCGACGGCCTCGACCTCGACGTGCCCGACGGCGACCACCTCGTGGTGGTGGGAGCCAGCGGGATCGGCAAGTCCACCCTGGCCGCGGTGATCGCCGGGGTGCTGCCTCCGCAGGCCGGCACGGTCGAGGTGGGCGGGACCCCGGTGGCCGGCGCGACGGCCGCCGAGCTGGCGCGGCGGCGGGTGCTGATCCCGCAGGAGGCGTACGTCTTCACCGGCAGCGTCCGGGACAACCTCCGCTACCTGCGGCCCGACCTGGCGGACCTGGAGATCGCCCGGGCGGCGGCCCGGCTGGGCCTGTCCGAGCTGGTGGACCGGCTCGGCGGGCTGGACGCGACGCTGCGCCCGGCCGGCCTGTCCGCCGGGGAGCGCCAGCAGGTGGCCCTGCTGCGCGCCTGGCTCTCCCCCGCGCCCCTGGTGATCCTGGACGAGGCCACCTGCCACCTCGACCCGGCCACCGAGGCGCGGCTGGAGACCGCGTTCGCCGAGCGGCCCGGCACGCTCGTGGTGATCGCGCACCGGGTCAGTTCGGCGCTGCGCGCCCGCCGGGTGCTGCTGCTCGACGGCGGGCGCGCGCTGCTCGACAGCCACCCGGGGCTGCTGGCCCGGTCGGCCGCGTACCGGGAGCTGGTGGGTTACTGGGAGGCCGGCGCGGAGCCGCTCAGATCCAGCCCGACTCCCGGGCGATCCGCACCGCTTCCAACCGGGTCCGTGCGCCGGTCTTCGCCATGA
- the lanKC gene encoding class III lanthionine synthetase LanKC, with protein sequence MDERYDSYCAVDPLFYDSLASSDVEAPGYAADRPPAPGWEREVKDDWLVHGPVAGSLPSQGWKIHVSARLDNAERVLTRVMDYCEPRGIPFKHLRGPRMLLMRNSKYARRAASGKFVTVYPRDDAELELTAKELAALLDGETGPYILSDLRYGDGPVYLRYGGFAARYCLSPEGQVVPAIEDPTGTLVPDRRDPVFHVPDWVTLPDFLAPHLAARNAATTTDLPYRIEKVIHFSNGGGLYEARDTRTGDRVVLKEARPHAGLDATGADAVTRLRREAETLRRLAGVPHLVRVHDEFSFGGHEFLALPFVDGRPLNKLVVERYPLVHLDADREAYTRWALDLHRQVAEAVDAIHAHGVVYGDLHMFNIMVGDDGTVTLVDFEVATPAAAAARPALRNQAFAAPRDRTGFDVDRYALACLRLALFLPLTAMLRLAPEKAAHLAEVVAEHFPVPRELLDESVAVILGEAATGTGHTPGHPVGPRTDPEDWPALRDRLAAAIGASATPHRDDRLFPGDIRQFAGADGGLNLAHGAAGVLWALHTSGAGTDPGHERWLIDRVREPASGSRLGFYDGLHGVAYVLDLLGHRAEALRLLDRCLDEPWTELGDDLMSGLSGVALNLAYFAGRTGDRRYADAARRAAAVVVGRLGDVESVAEVSGGRHPYAGLLRGGAGTALMLLRMYELDHDESLLDHAATALRQDLRRCVRREAGHLEVNEGWRTMPYLAEGSVGIGLVLDQYLRHRGDEDFRGAAEDIRRCADFPFYAQSGLFAGRAGIVTYLAGRGEREPARRQARLLSWHALPYRDGIAFPGEQLLRLSMDLATGTAGVLSALAATRPASPGRLPFLTPLPGAAPARPTPPAGD encoded by the coding sequence ATGGACGAACGGTACGACTCGTACTGCGCGGTCGATCCGCTGTTCTACGACTCGCTCGCCAGCTCGGACGTCGAGGCCCCCGGCTACGCGGCGGACCGCCCGCCGGCGCCCGGCTGGGAGCGCGAGGTCAAGGACGACTGGCTGGTCCACGGTCCGGTCGCCGGTTCGCTCCCCTCGCAGGGCTGGAAGATCCACGTCTCGGCCCGGCTGGACAACGCCGAGCGGGTGCTGACCCGGGTGATGGACTACTGCGAGCCCCGCGGCATCCCGTTCAAGCACCTGCGCGGCCCGCGGATGCTGCTCATGCGCAACAGCAAGTACGCCCGCCGGGCCGCCAGCGGCAAGTTCGTCACCGTCTACCCCCGCGACGACGCGGAGCTGGAGCTGACCGCCAAGGAACTGGCCGCGCTGCTCGACGGCGAGACCGGGCCGTACATCCTGAGCGACCTGCGGTACGGCGACGGCCCGGTGTACCTGCGCTACGGCGGATTCGCCGCCCGGTACTGCCTCTCGCCGGAGGGCCAGGTGGTGCCGGCCATCGAGGACCCCACCGGCACGCTGGTGCCCGACCGGCGCGACCCGGTCTTCCACGTGCCCGACTGGGTCACCCTGCCCGACTTCCTCGCCCCGCACCTGGCCGCCCGGAACGCCGCGACCACCACCGACCTGCCCTACCGGATCGAGAAGGTCATCCACTTCTCCAACGGCGGCGGTCTCTACGAGGCGCGGGACACCCGCACCGGGGACCGGGTGGTGCTGAAGGAGGCCCGCCCGCACGCCGGGCTGGACGCCACCGGCGCGGACGCGGTGACCCGGCTGCGCCGGGAGGCCGAGACGCTGCGCCGGCTCGCCGGGGTGCCGCACCTGGTACGCGTGCACGACGAGTTCAGCTTCGGCGGCCACGAGTTCCTGGCGCTGCCGTTCGTCGACGGCCGCCCCCTGAACAAGCTGGTGGTGGAGCGCTACCCGCTGGTCCACCTCGACGCCGACCGGGAGGCGTACACCCGGTGGGCACTGGACCTGCACCGGCAGGTCGCCGAGGCGGTGGACGCCATCCACGCCCACGGCGTGGTCTACGGCGACCTGCACATGTTCAACATCATGGTGGGCGACGACGGGACCGTCACGCTCGTCGACTTCGAGGTCGCGACCCCCGCCGCGGCGGCCGCCCGGCCGGCACTGCGCAACCAGGCCTTCGCCGCGCCCCGCGACCGGACCGGCTTCGACGTGGACCGGTACGCCCTGGCCTGCCTGCGCCTGGCCCTCTTCCTGCCGCTGACCGCGATGCTCCGGCTGGCGCCCGAGAAGGCCGCCCACCTGGCCGAGGTGGTGGCGGAGCACTTCCCCGTCCCCCGCGAGCTGCTCGACGAGTCGGTCGCCGTGATCCTCGGCGAGGCCGCGACCGGGACCGGCCACACGCCCGGCCACCCGGTCGGGCCGCGGACCGACCCGGAGGACTGGCCGGCACTGCGGGACCGGCTCGCCGCCGCGATCGGCGCGAGCGCCACCCCGCACCGCGACGACCGGCTCTTCCCCGGCGACATCCGGCAGTTCGCCGGCGCCGACGGCGGGCTGAACCTGGCCCACGGCGCGGCCGGGGTGCTCTGGGCGCTGCACACCAGCGGCGCCGGCACCGACCCCGGGCACGAGCGATGGCTGATCGACCGGGTGCGGGAACCCGCGTCGGGCAGCCGGCTCGGCTTCTACGACGGGCTGCACGGCGTCGCGTACGTGCTGGACCTGCTCGGGCACCGCGCCGAGGCGCTGCGGCTGCTGGACCGCTGCCTCGACGAGCCGTGGACCGAGCTGGGCGACGACCTGATGAGCGGCCTGTCCGGTGTCGCGCTCAACCTGGCTTACTTCGCCGGGCGCACCGGCGACCGGCGGTACGCCGACGCCGCCCGGCGAGCGGCCGCCGTGGTCGTCGGTCGGCTCGGCGACGTGGAATCGGTCGCCGAGGTCAGCGGCGGCCGCCACCCGTACGCGGGACTGCTCCGGGGTGGCGCCGGCACCGCGCTGATGCTGCTGCGGATGTACGAACTGGACCACGACGAGAGCCTCCTCGACCACGCCGCGACGGCGCTGCGGCAGGACCTGCGCCGGTGCGTCCGGCGCGAGGCCGGCCACCTGGAGGTCAACGAGGGCTGGCGGACCATGCCCTACCTCGCCGAGGGCAGCGTGGGCATCGGCCTGGTGCTCGACCAGTACCTGCGCCACCGCGGCGACGAGGATTTCCGCGGCGCGGCCGAGGACATCCGCCGCTGCGCCGACTTTCCGTTCTACGCCCAGTCCGGGCTGTTCGCCGGCCGCGCCGGGATCGTGACGTACCTGGCCGGACGAGGTGAGCGGGAACCGGCTCGCCGGCAGGCCCGGCTGCTGAGCTGGCACGCCCTGCCCTACCGGGACGGGATCGCCTTCCCCGGCGAGCAGCTGCTGCGGCTGTCCATGGACCTTGCCACCGGCACCGCCGGAGTGCTGAGCGCCCTCGCGGCGACCCGGCCGGCGAGCCCGGGCCGGCTGCCGTTCCTCACGCCACTGCCCGGCGCGGCACCCGCCCGGCCCACCCCACCGGCCGGCGACTGA
- a CDS encoding ABC transporter ATP-binding protein, translating into MTPADRLLWRAVGSAGWWTPVLLGATVAGAAAELALPAALGRAVDAAVGATAGESAGRWLAAVGALVVLLVGAGVVRDYGTGAASARSVAGLRHTLIRHILALDPRTAARHPVGDLVGRLVGQVADAGQAAPTLVLAGTVLLPPVGSLVALTMIDPWLGATFVVGLVLLGVLLRGFVADASAAVAGYQRAQGHLAGLMVEALAGARTIAAAGTAGREVDRVLTPVPELRRHGTRTWTVLAGAATRGAVLSPMLQLAVVTVGGLSLAAGRLTPGDLLAALQYAALGAGLGTVVSALNKAVRVRAGCRRAAEVLTEPVRRYGDRTLPPGPGCLELRGVSVRADDGRPLLDGVDLRVPGGALLAVVGPSGAGKSLLAAVAGRLRDPDAGEVRLDGTPLPDLSAAALHAAVGYGFERPVLVGETVGAAVGCGADPVPVARAAAIHDFVERLPDRYGTPLAEVAMSGGERQRLGLARALRAERLLVLDDATSSLDTVTEYRVNRALTDRADRRTRVVVSHRVGTAARADLVAWVAAGRIRAVGPHAVLWDDPAYRAVFRS; encoded by the coding sequence ATGACCCCGGCCGACCGGCTCCTGTGGCGCGCCGTCGGGTCCGCCGGCTGGTGGACCCCGGTGCTGCTCGGGGCCACCGTGGCCGGGGCGGCGGCCGAGCTGGCGCTGCCCGCGGCGCTGGGCCGCGCGGTCGACGCCGCCGTAGGCGCCACCGCCGGGGAGTCCGCCGGTCGCTGGCTCGCCGCGGTTGGCGCACTGGTCGTCCTCCTGGTCGGCGCGGGCGTGGTGCGGGACTACGGCACCGGCGCGGCGAGCGCCCGTTCCGTCGCCGGCCTGCGCCACACGCTGATCCGCCACATCCTCGCGCTCGATCCCCGCACGGCGGCCCGCCACCCGGTGGGTGACCTGGTCGGTCGCCTGGTGGGCCAGGTGGCCGACGCCGGGCAGGCCGCACCGACCCTCGTGCTGGCCGGCACCGTCCTGCTGCCGCCGGTGGGCAGCCTGGTGGCCCTCACCATGATCGATCCATGGCTCGGCGCGACGTTCGTCGTCGGGCTGGTGCTGCTGGGCGTGCTGTTGCGCGGGTTCGTCGCCGACGCGTCCGCCGCGGTCGCCGGCTACCAGCGGGCCCAGGGGCACCTCGCCGGGCTGATGGTGGAGGCGCTGGCCGGCGCGCGGACCATCGCCGCCGCCGGCACCGCCGGGCGGGAGGTCGACCGCGTCCTGACCCCGGTCCCGGAGCTGCGGCGGCACGGCACGCGGACGTGGACGGTGCTGGCCGGGGCCGCGACCCGGGGCGCCGTGCTCAGTCCGATGCTGCAACTGGCCGTGGTGACCGTGGGCGGGCTCTCCCTGGCCGCCGGGCGGCTGACTCCGGGAGACCTGCTGGCCGCCCTCCAGTACGCCGCGCTCGGCGCCGGCCTCGGCACCGTGGTCAGCGCCCTCAACAAGGCCGTGCGGGTACGCGCCGGCTGCCGTCGCGCGGCCGAGGTGCTCACCGAACCGGTCCGCCGGTACGGCGACCGGACCCTGCCGCCCGGCCCCGGCTGCCTGGAGCTGCGCGGGGTCAGTGTCCGGGCCGACGACGGCCGGCCGCTGCTCGACGGGGTGGACCTGCGGGTGCCGGGGGGCGCCCTGCTCGCCGTCGTCGGCCCGTCCGGCGCCGGCAAGTCCCTGCTCGCCGCCGTCGCCGGCCGGCTGCGCGACCCGGACGCCGGGGAGGTGCGGCTGGACGGGACGCCGCTGCCGGATCTGTCCGCGGCGGCGCTGCACGCGGCGGTCGGCTACGGGTTCGAACGGCCCGTACTGGTCGGCGAGACGGTGGGCGCCGCCGTCGGGTGCGGCGCCGACCCGGTGCCGGTGGCCCGGGCCGCGGCCATCCACGACTTCGTCGAGCGGCTGCCCGACCGGTACGGCACGCCGCTGGCCGAGGTCGCCATGTCGGGCGGGGAACGCCAGCGGCTCGGCCTGGCCCGCGCGCTGCGGGCCGAGCGGCTGCTCGTCCTCGACGACGCCACGTCCAGCCTGGACACGGTGACCGAGTACCGGGTGAACCGCGCGCTGACCGACCGGGCGGACCGGCGTACCCGGGTGGTGGTGAGCCACCGGGTCGGCACGGCCGCCCGGGCCGACCTGGTGGCCTGGGTGGCGGCCGGACGGATCCGCGCGGTCGGCCCGCACGCCGTGCTCTGGGACGACCCCGCCTACCGGGCGGTGTTCCGCTCGTGA
- a CDS encoding SapB/AmfS family lanthipeptide: protein MALLDLQAMELPTTENHGGGSQASLLLCGDSSLSVTTCN from the coding sequence ATGGCTCTGCTCGACCTCCAGGCGATGGAACTGCCGACGACCGAGAACCACGGCGGGGGCAGCCAGGCGAGCCTGCTGCTCTGCGGCGACAGCTCGCTGAGCGTCACCACCTGCAACTGA